Part of the Deltaproteobacteria bacterium genome, CACCGACTCGAGAGCCAGGGTCAGGTGCCTCGTCGTGACGATCGTTTCCACCTCGGCCGCGAGCTTCTCGCCCCAGAGCGTGGGCGCCTTCTCGATGATCTCGGGGCCGGCCCGGAGCGCATCGCGGCCGCGATCGGTGAGCAGGACCCTGGTGCCGGCCCTGCCGATAAGCGCACCCCGCTCGAGCGACTCCATGGCGAGCTCCAGCTCACTGCGGTCCATCCCGGTCTCCCTGATGGCCCGCGTGACGGCAGTCATCTCTTCCAGGTGGCCGCGCGCAGTGAGGAGGTGCAGGACGTGCCAGGCGTTGTTCATCGTGCCGCCCTCCGGGCCTGGCGCACCTTGAAACCTCGCTTGCGGAGCTCAGCTCGGGCTGCATTCGCAGCGGCCCACTCCTCCTCATCAGCGTCGAGGGCCCCCATCTTCCGGAGAATCAGCGCCGGGAAATAGGAAATGAGCGCCTCGTCGCCCTCCCAAACTCGCATTGCGGTATAGGCGCTGGCCTCGCCTGCGCAGGAGACGAGAAGCGGCGTGGCGCTACCGTTATCCCAGAGGATGTTTTGAGCGCGCCCGATGACCTCTGCGTCGTGGCTCTCAGCGGCGAGCTGGGCGAGGGCGCGGAGTTGGGGCCCGATCAGGCCCCACTTGTGCTCGAAGTAGAACACCTGTCGGTCCTCGTAGAACGCACCGTTGTCGACGATGTAGATCATCGGGAAGCCTCCCCGGGGAGCTGCTTGAGGTTCCAGAGGGCGGGCGGCAGGCGGCCCTGCCGGCCCGGGTAGGGGGTCGAGTCCTGCTTCACCCACACCGGCACCCCGAACTCCTCGCACTCGGCCGCGATGTCGCGGACCCACTGGACCTCGAGGGGGCGCCGGCGAGGGCCGCTCTCGCCACCGACGATGACCCAGTCAAGCCACAGGGAACCATCCTCCACGCAGCCCCACCAGGGGTTGAAGGTGTGGTCGGTCCAGCTGATTCGGGAGTCTTTCGA contains:
- a CDS encoding DUF5131 family protein, translating into MSKDSRISWTDHTFNPWWGCVEDGSLWLDWVIVGGESGPRRRPLEVQWVRDIAAECEEFGVPVWVKQDSTPYPGRQGRLPPALWNLKQLPGEASR